One part of the Sphingobacterium sp. LZ7M1 genome encodes these proteins:
- a CDS encoding putative DNA modification/repair radical SAM protein → MFGFDDKLEILADAAKYDVSCSSSGGKRKNNGGIGDASTSGICHTYTEDGRCVSLLKILMTNYCIYDCSFCVSRRSNDVQRAAFSVKEVVDLTMNFYRRNYIEGLFLSSGIFKSADYTMERMMLVVRKLRSEERFNGYIHLKAIPGASEALLKEAGLYVDRMSVNLEIPTEKGLKLVAPEKDHQTVIEPLSIVQNEIETIERDKRKFKKVPHFVPAGQSTQMVIGATPENDLQVMETASRFYKEFNLKRVYYSGYIPINSNDSLLPKIGTAPPLVRENRLYQADWLLRFYGFSLHEILNNSHQHLELEIDPKLSWALRNPQFFPIDVNTAEYKWIIRIPGIGRQSAHKIVQARKYGKLREYQLKKMGIAFNRAKYFMVCQDMIVNTGFIYPDAIKKALLDHHPEPRVSNSESQLSLF, encoded by the coding sequence ATGTTTGGGTTTGATGATAAATTGGAAATATTAGCTGATGCGGCAAAATATGATGTTAGTTGCAGTTCCAGTGGAGGAAAGCGAAAAAATAATGGTGGGATCGGAGATGCCTCTACCAGTGGAATTTGCCATACCTATACTGAAGATGGAAGATGCGTTTCATTACTTAAGATTTTAATGACCAATTATTGTATTTATGATTGTTCATTTTGCGTTAGCCGTAGGAGCAATGATGTTCAAAGGGCAGCATTTTCGGTAAAAGAGGTTGTGGATCTTACCATGAACTTCTATAGGAGAAACTATATTGAGGGATTGTTTTTAAGTTCAGGAATTTTTAAATCTGCAGACTATACAATGGAACGAATGATGTTGGTGGTGAGGAAACTTCGAAGCGAAGAAAGGTTCAACGGCTATATCCATTTGAAAGCAATTCCCGGAGCAAGTGAGGCTCTATTAAAAGAAGCAGGGTTATATGTGGATCGTATGAGCGTAAACCTAGAGATACCCACGGAAAAAGGCCTGAAATTGGTCGCTCCTGAGAAAGACCATCAAACTGTAATCGAGCCATTATCCATCGTTCAGAATGAAATCGAAACCATTGAGCGAGATAAAAGGAAGTTCAAAAAGGTTCCTCATTTCGTTCCAGCAGGACAAAGTACACAAATGGTAATTGGCGCCACTCCAGAAAATGACCTTCAGGTCATGGAAACCGCCAGCAGGTTCTATAAAGAATTCAATCTCAAACGGGTTTATTACTCAGGATATATCCCAATAAATTCTAATGATAGCCTATTGCCTAAAATTGGCACAGCTCCGCCATTGGTGCGGGAAAATAGACTTTACCAAGCTGATTGGTTATTGAGGTTTTATGGATTTTCTCTTCATGAAATCTTAAACAATAGCCATCAACATCTGGAATTGGAAATTGACCCCAAACTTTCATGGGCATTGAGGAATCCACAATTCTTCCCAATTGATGTCAATACTGCGGAATATAAATGGATAATTAGAATTCCTGGGATTGGAAGGCAATCAGCCCATAAAATCGTTCAGGCCAGGAAATATGGAAAACTTCGGGAATATCAATTAAAGAAAATGGGAATAGCCTTTAACAGGGCCAAATATTTTATGGTTTGCCAAGATATGATTGTCAATACGGGATTTATTTATCCAGATGCTATTAAGAAGGCTTTATTGGATCACCATCCGGAGCCTAGGGTCTCGAATTCCGAATCACAGTTAAGCCTGTTCTGA
- a CDS encoding TIGR03915 family putative DNA repair protein gives MDYVFDGSFNGYLCCVFEAFERKEFYVTPKVLDMIEPNIFNQQRQVMTVPEKSSRILKGIEKIIGKKDLNIFYHNFLADQKGAWEIGFRTIIRLFKYGKIDIRDYGNPEILQIHKTIKQVSRERHRMKAFVRFVKSSDGLYTALIEPDFNVLPLVIPFFKNRFSDQDWLIYDIRRNYGYHYDGREIHEVLTSENQEIENPYALELDLDSRETEFQHLWKTYFKSTNIEERKNIKLHLRHVPKRYWKYLVEKQ, from the coding sequence ATGGATTACGTTTTTGATGGTAGTTTCAACGGTTACCTATGCTGTGTATTCGAGGCATTTGAGAGAAAAGAGTTTTATGTTACTCCTAAAGTGCTGGACATGATAGAACCAAATATTTTCAATCAACAGAGACAAGTTATGACCGTCCCTGAAAAATCTTCCCGTATTTTGAAAGGAATCGAAAAGATAATAGGAAAGAAGGACCTGAATATTTTCTATCATAATTTTCTTGCAGATCAAAAAGGAGCATGGGAAATAGGTTTTAGGACTATCATTCGTTTATTTAAGTATGGTAAAATTGACATTCGGGACTACGGAAACCCTGAAATTTTGCAGATACACAAAACCATTAAGCAAGTAAGTCGAGAAAGGCATAGGATGAAGGCATTTGTGAGATTCGTCAAATCTTCAGATGGTCTCTACACAGCGCTCATTGAGCCAGATTTCAATGTTTTACCTTTGGTAATCCCATTTTTTAAGAATCGGTTTTCTGATCAGGATTGGTTGATTTATGATATCCGAAGAAATTACGGATATCATTATGATGGACGGGAGATTCACGAAGTCCTTACCTCTGAAAACCAGGAAATCGAAAATCCATATGCCTTAGAATTGGATCTTGACTCAAGAGAAACGGAATTTCAACATTTATGGAAAACCTACTTTAAGAGTACGAATATTGAAGAAAGGAAAAACATCAAATTACACCTGAGACATGTACCCAAAAGATATTGGAAATATTTAGTGGAAAAGCAATAA
- a CDS encoding PLP-dependent aminotransferase family protein, which yields MLRGWKFEILLDGKSDKAIYLQIADAIINDIQSGRLMPSEALPGSRKLAQLLKVNRNTVVEALDVLIMEGWLTPKERQGTFVSDTLPDFMGGKKTKRGTLNAKNAINKHYHLQFDDGSPDSKIAPITELARAYRQIFNQKARWQMMGYGNELGDLEFRKSIVQMLNHQRGMQVNHHNICITRGSQMAMYLTAQYLFTENDYVIVENPGYKPAWSAFENAGATLLPVGVDKDGLLIEEVIAYLKSGKKVRAIYVTPHHQYPTTVTLSLKRRLELIQLSNEYGFTIIEDDYDNEFHFGYRPVLPLSSFGELKNYVYIGSMSKVVAPALRIGYLVTHDEALMERVSSLRKIIDVQGDSIMEQAVLQLIKDGTIKRHIKKASHHYKAKRDFMAGLLKKYMEDRATYSVPEGGLAFWIVPNKSMDWSQIPKKLNSKGIKIISPDTYSFNETIYGIRLGYGSLSEKELEEGIIALQEIL from the coding sequence ATGCTGAGAGGTTGGAAATTTGAAATACTATTAGATGGAAAATCAGATAAAGCCATCTATCTGCAGATAGCCGATGCCATTATAAATGATATCCAATCCGGCAGGTTAATGCCAAGCGAGGCGCTGCCCGGAAGCAGAAAACTTGCACAGCTCTTGAAGGTCAATAGGAATACCGTTGTAGAAGCATTGGACGTACTGATCATGGAAGGCTGGTTAACTCCCAAAGAGAGACAGGGTACCTTTGTGTCCGATACCTTGCCCGATTTTATGGGAGGCAAAAAAACCAAACGTGGCACTCTTAATGCAAAAAATGCCATAAACAAACATTATCATTTGCAGTTTGATGATGGAAGCCCAGACAGTAAAATTGCTCCCATCACAGAATTGGCAAGGGCTTACCGCCAGATCTTCAACCAAAAAGCACGTTGGCAAATGATGGGATATGGCAACGAATTAGGTGATCTGGAATTTCGAAAATCCATAGTGCAAATGCTCAATCACCAGAGAGGCATGCAGGTCAATCATCATAATATCTGTATCACCCGAGGCAGTCAAATGGCGATGTATCTGACAGCTCAATATCTGTTTACAGAAAATGATTATGTAATCGTTGAAAACCCAGGATATAAGCCTGCTTGGTCCGCCTTTGAGAATGCAGGGGCAACATTGTTGCCGGTAGGCGTAGACAAGGACGGCTTGCTGATCGAGGAGGTTATTGCCTATCTGAAATCGGGTAAAAAGGTAAGGGCAATTTACGTTACCCCACACCATCAATATCCCACCACTGTGACATTGAGTCTGAAGAGAAGGTTGGAATTGATACAGCTTTCCAACGAATACGGTTTTACGATTATCGAGGATGATTATGATAACGAGTTCCATTTTGGTTACCGCCCTGTATTGCCTTTGTCAAGTTTCGGCGAACTGAAAAATTATGTATATATAGGCAGCATGAGCAAGGTGGTTGCGCCTGCCCTTCGCATAGGTTATTTAGTAACCCATGACGAAGCCCTGATGGAGAGGGTAAGTAGTTTGCGAAAGATTATTGATGTTCAAGGAGACAGTATTATGGAACAGGCAGTTCTGCAACTTATCAAGGATGGCACCATAAAACGCCATATCAAAAAGGCGTCTCACCACTACAAAGCCAAAAGGGATTTTATGGCCGGTTTGCTCAAAAAATACATGGAGGACAGAGCAACTTATTCAGTTCCCGAAGGTGGTTTGGCTTTCTGGATTGTACCCAATAAGTCCATGGATTGGTCCCAAATTCCCAAAAAACTTAATAGCAAGGGAATCAAGATCATCAGTCCCGATACCTATAGCTTCAATGAGACCATATATGGTATCAGGTTAGGCTATGGTTCACTTTCTGAAAAAGAGCTGGAAGAGGGCATAATTGCCCTACAAGAAATCCTATAA
- a CDS encoding cupin domain-containing protein: protein MSKLETATEVKKSIHAEQKQFSSKDFHQTFARPSFVRTSHLIHKNVENAGIHNQFSEERKHPVFFVDLPSKNVSMTIGGLLPGQKTHKHRHTYETILYVLEGKGSTLVEDEIVEWQAGDAVYIPSWAWHQHHNLSEVEAAKYIACENAPQLQNLGVALREEEGRDF, encoded by the coding sequence ATGTCAAAATTAGAAACTGCCACAGAAGTAAAAAAATCGATCCACGCAGAACAGAAACAGTTCAGCTCAAAGGATTTCCATCAGACCTTTGCAAGACCATCCTTTGTTAGAACCTCACACCTCATCCACAAAAATGTTGAAAATGCAGGTATCCACAATCAGTTTTCGGAAGAAAGAAAGCACCCAGTTTTCTTTGTGGACCTGCCAAGCAAAAACGTAAGCATGACCATAGGTGGCCTGTTGCCAGGACAAAAAACTCACAAACACCGCCATACATACGAAACCATTTTGTATGTGCTTGAGGGAAAAGGATCAACGCTTGTAGAAGATGAAATCGTAGAATGGCAAGCCGGGGATGCAGTTTACATTCCATCTTGGGCTTGGCACCAGCACCACAACCTAAGCGAAGTCGAGGCTGCAAAATACATCGCCTGTGAGAATGCCCCGCAACTTCAAAACCTAGGTGTGGCATTACGTGAAGAAGAGGGAAGAGATTTTTAA
- a CDS encoding dihydrodipicolinate synthase family protein yields MNEVPFKGVIAYPVTPFDNNENIDIPLFRKQVERLIRVGSHGIAPLGSTGVMPYLSDDEKESLTETCLRQVAGRVPTLVGVSNLTTEKTVYHAQFAEKAGATAVMVIPMSYWKLSDDEIAKHYDTVASKISIPIMAYNNPATSGVDMSPALLKRLLEIPNVTMIKESSGDILRMHSLRKELGDGVAFFNGSNPLALSAFAAGARGWCTAAPNLIPELNLALYDAIQENDLEKGQQVFYKQVDLLKFIVAKGLPRSIQAGLDLLGVGGGGFKSPLQPLDTDEVAELDRILSKIDNEVYQY; encoded by the coding sequence ATGAATGAAGTACCATTTAAAGGTGTGATTGCATATCCGGTTACACCATTCGACAACAACGAGAATATTGATATCCCACTATTCAGAAAACAAGTGGAACGCTTGATTAGGGTAGGTTCTCACGGCATTGCGCCATTGGGAAGTACGGGTGTCATGCCTTACCTCAGCGATGATGAAAAAGAGTCTTTGACCGAAACCTGCTTACGACAGGTAGCCGGCAGAGTACCAACATTGGTCGGTGTTTCAAACCTTACCACGGAGAAAACTGTTTACCATGCGCAATTTGCCGAAAAAGCCGGTGCCACGGCCGTAATGGTTATCCCTATGAGTTATTGGAAATTGAGCGATGATGAAATTGCAAAACACTATGACACTGTTGCGTCTAAGATTTCCATTCCGATTATGGCCTATAATAACCCTGCCACCAGTGGCGTGGATATGTCCCCAGCACTTTTGAAGCGTTTGTTAGAAATCCCAAATGTTACGATGATTAAGGAAAGTTCGGGTGATATTCTACGTATGCATTCTTTAAGAAAAGAATTAGGCGATGGAGTGGCTTTTTTCAACGGTTCCAATCCCTTGGCATTATCCGCTTTTGCAGCAGGTGCAAGAGGATGGTGTACGGCTGCGCCGAATCTGATACCAGAACTCAATCTAGCTCTTTATGATGCCATACAGGAAAATGATCTTGAAAAAGGACAGCAGGTATTCTACAAACAGGTTGACCTGTTGAAATTCATTGTTGCCAAAGGTTTGCCCCGTTCCATCCAGGCAGGTCTAGATCTATTGGGAGTTGGCGGAGGGGGATTCAAAAGCCCATTGCAACCCCTTGATACAGATGAAGTAGCAGAACTCGACAGGATACTTTCAAAAATAGACAATGAAGTATACCAATATTAA
- a CDS encoding thioredoxin family protein has protein sequence MEKAIFYHAGCPVCISAEQDILTLIPEGQIMVIHLGMERSKVDEAAASGVKSVPALVLPNGNVLHINFGAFIEELR, from the coding sequence ATGGAAAAAGCAATTTTTTATCACGCAGGTTGCCCTGTATGCATAAGCGCGGAACAGGACATTTTGACCCTCATACCCGAAGGTCAGATTATGGTAATCCATTTGGGTATGGAAAGATCTAAAGTAGACGAAGCGGCGGCATCAGGTGTAAAATCTGTTCCAGCCTTAGTTCTCCCCAATGGGAATGTATTACATATTAACTTTGGGGCTTTCATAGAAGAGCTAAGGTAA
- a CDS encoding 2Fe-2S iron-sulfur cluster binding domain-containing protein produces MNPHSKNNHPDAKASDKVKVTVTINGTTYQIPWNKQMPLLSAMLHAGIDAPYSCGSGRCGSCTCKLEKGEVRLRRNSVLSETHIQQGLILACVAMPISTRIKINYDEF; encoded by the coding sequence ATGAATCCACATTCAAAAAACAATCATCCAGATGCTAAGGCATCGGACAAGGTTAAAGTAACCGTGACCATCAATGGCACCACATACCAAATCCCATGGAATAAGCAGATGCCTTTGCTGTCTGCCATGCTGCATGCTGGGATTGACGCACCGTATTCTTGTGGCAGTGGAAGATGTGGCAGCTGTACTTGTAAATTGGAGAAAGGGGAGGTACGTTTAAGGAGAAATTCTGTCCTGTCTGAAACCCACATACAGCAAGGCCTGATCTTGGCCTGTGTAGCAATGCCCATAAGTACGAGGATAAAGATAAATTATGACGAGTTCTAA
- a CDS encoding GNAT family N-acetyltransferase produces the protein MIKRISDTFEQIFNLNKMEINIRKVGLEDLDATAELFNRYRVFYRQQDDYEKCKKFIQDRMENDQSHIFVVYADGTAVGFVQLYKLYHYIKLAKQWLLSDLFVHPDYRGKGFSVALIDKAKQWCDETGACGLMLETEKTNDIGNRLYPRCGFEYDANHNYYYWWK, from the coding sequence ATGATAAAACGGATATCGGATACTTTTGAGCAAATATTTAATCTTAACAAAATGGAGATCAACATCAGGAAAGTAGGTCTGGAAGATTTGGACGCTACAGCAGAGTTATTCAATCGCTATCGGGTCTTCTACCGACAGCAAGACGATTATGAAAAGTGCAAAAAGTTCATTCAAGACCGGATGGAAAACGATCAATCCCACATTTTTGTGGTTTATGCCGATGGCACTGCAGTTGGGTTTGTCCAGTTGTACAAACTTTACCATTACATCAAATTGGCCAAGCAATGGCTATTGAGCGATTTGTTTGTTCATCCCGACTACAGAGGCAAGGGCTTTTCGGTAGCGCTGATAGATAAAGCTAAGCAATGGTGCGATGAAACCGGTGCTTGCGGATTGATGCTTGAAACCGAAAAGACAAATGATATAGGCAACAGATTATATCCACGTTGCGGATTTGAATATGATGCCAACCACAACTATTACTATTGGTGGAAATAA
- a CDS encoding ferritin-like domain-containing protein, with product MKETTTKQEGFIEENDRQISERLGRRNFLKIAGAGAVGIAAFGLVGCQKDDHGPDMSGNGLYFGSGDIAILNYAYALEQLEAAFYIEVMNKPYSGISDWETMLFSDIRDHEIAHREFFKTALGKSAIANLEFNFSGINFSNRANVLATAKAFEDLGVSAYNGAGWLIKNEAYLVLAGKIVSVEARHAALVRDLIDNGTFANSEVIDNQGLDLAYSPTKVLEIAAPFIKSKIDVRDLPTY from the coding sequence ATGAAAGAAACAACCACTAAACAAGAGGGCTTTATTGAAGAGAATGATCGACAAATAAGCGAGCGATTAGGCAGAAGGAATTTTCTGAAGATTGCCGGAGCCGGTGCTGTTGGGATAGCAGCATTTGGATTGGTCGGGTGCCAGAAAGACGACCACGGACCGGATATGAGCGGTAATGGATTGTATTTCGGTAGCGGCGATATTGCTATATTGAACTATGCATATGCCCTGGAGCAATTAGAGGCAGCATTTTATATAGAGGTCATGAATAAACCCTATAGCGGAATCAGCGATTGGGAGACGATGTTATTTAGTGACATCCGTGACCATGAAATTGCCCATCGGGAGTTTTTCAAAACCGCATTAGGAAAGAGCGCTATTGCGAATTTGGAATTCAATTTTTCGGGCATCAATTTCTCCAATCGTGCAAACGTGTTGGCTACGGCCAAGGCTTTTGAAGATTTGGGCGTGTCGGCATATAACGGAGCAGGATGGTTAATCAAGAATGAAGCCTATCTGGTTTTGGCAGGCAAAATTGTCTCGGTGGAAGCTAGGCATGCAGCTTTAGTTCGCGATTTAATTGACAACGGTACTTTTGCCAACAGCGAGGTAATTGATAATCAGGGTTTGGACCTTGCCTATAGTCCGACGAAAGTATTGGAAATCGCAGCCCCATTTATTAAATCTAAGATAGATGTAAGAGATT